Proteins encoded together in one Coregonus clupeaformis isolate EN_2021a chromosome 30, ASM2061545v1, whole genome shotgun sequence window:
- the LOC121546081 gene encoding cytochrome P450 3A30 produces the protein MWYFPSFSTETWTLIAILFALFMWYGYAPYGFFKKLGIQGPKPLPFIGTFLEYKRGIFIFDKECYQKYGDVWGFFDGRLPVMGVMDTAMIKTILVKECYSVFTNRRDFGLNGELHDAVTIVEDDEWKRIRSTLSPSFTSGRLKDMFKIMTQHSRNLVKFLQKKVDSDEVLEVKEIFGAYSMDVVASSAFSVDIDSINQPNDPVITNVKELLKFNLLNPLLILIVLFPFMRPLLEKCNVSFLPAGVMEFFYSFLRKIKAERSKNVHNTRVDLMQLMVDSQIPQDHGSKESAHKGLTDHEILSQALTYIFAGYETSSSTLGFLSYNLATNPDVQATLQDEIDQTFPDKAPPTYEGLMQMEYLDMVINESLRVYPISSRLERVAKATVEVNGVTIPKGTVVMVPVMTLHHHPTHWPEPDVFRPERFSKENRENIDPYTYLPFGMGPRNCIGMRFALQAIKLVIVEILQSFIFVPCKETEVPLELFDNGFIAPKKPIKLKLVPRAEAPSQD, from the exons ATGTGGTACTTTCCTTCCTTCTCCACAGAGACATGGACTCTGATAGCGATACTATTTGCTCTCTTTATGTG GTATGGATATGCACCTTATGGATTCTTCAAGAAACTCGGCATCCAGGGACCTAAACCACTCCCCTTCATAGGGACGTTTTTAGAGTACAAAAGG GGTATCTTCATATTTGACAAAGAGTGTTACCAGAAGTACGGCGATGTGTGGGg GTTCTTTGATGGCAGACTGCCCGTAATGGGTGTGATGGACACAGCCATGATCAAAACCATCCTGGTGAAGGAATGTTACTCAGTGTTTACCAACAGACGG GACTTCGGGCTGAACGGGGAGCTGCACGATGCTGTAACGATCGTAGAAGACGATGAGTGGAAGAGAATCCGCAGcactctgtctccctccttcacCAGTGGACGACTCAAAGat ATGTTCAAGATAATGACTCAACACTCAAGAAACCTGGTGAAGTTTCTGCAGAAGAAGGTAGACTCTGACGAAGTCCTGGAAGTTAAAGA aATCTTTGGGGCCTACAGTATGGACGTGGTGGCAAGTAGCGCATTCAGTGTTGACATTGATTCTATCAACCAACCCAATGATCCCGTAATTACCAACGTAAAGGAACTTCTCAAATTCAACCTGTTAAATCCTCTACTAATCTTAATAG TGTTGTTCCCGTTTATGCGTCCGCTCCTGGAAAAGTGCAACGTCTCTTTCCTACCTGCCGGTGTTATGGAATTCTTCTATTCCTTCCTGAGGAAGATCAAAGCAGAGAGGAGCAAGAATGTGCACAAT ACCAGAGTGGACTTAATGCAGCTGATGGTGGACTCTCAGATCCCACAGGACCACGGCTCCAAGGAGTCCGCACACAAAG GGCTGACGGACCACGAGATCCTGTCCCAGGCGCTGACATACATCTTTGCGGGCTATGAGACCAGCAGCAGCACGCTGGGTTTCCTATCCTATAACCTGGCAACCAACCCTGATGTCCAGGCTACCCTGCAGGACGAGATCGACCAGACCTTCCCCGACAAG GCTCCCCCCACCTATGAAGGGCTGATGCAGATGGAGTATCTGGACATGGTCATCAACGAGTCCTTGCGGGTGTATCCCATCAGCAGCCGCCTCGAGAGAGTTGCCAAGGCTACCGTGGAGGTGAATGGTGTGACCATCCCCAAGGGAACCGTTGTCATGGTTCCAGTCATGACCCTTCACCACCACCCGACACACTGGCCCGAACCTGACGTCTTCCGACCAGAGAG GTTCAGTAAGGAAAACAGAGAGAACATTGATCCCTACACCTACCTTCCATTTGGGATGGGGCCAAGGAACTGTATCGGCATGCGATTCGCCCTCCAGGCCATTAAGTTGGTGATAGTAGAGATCCTCCAGAGCTTCATCTTTGTCCCCTGCAAGGAGACAGAG GTTCCTCTGGAGCTGTTTGACAACGGCTTCATCGCCCCAAAGAAGCCCATCAAGCTGAAGCTGGTCCCCCGTGCTGAGGCCCCCAGCCaggactga